A genomic stretch from Falco naumanni isolate bFalNau1 chromosome 4, bFalNau1.pat, whole genome shotgun sequence includes:
- the POLR1F gene encoding DNA-directed RNA polymerase I subunit RPA43, which translates to MAAAREPAPSAPPLPAAAVPSFAVARGLVGRRYSCLVVAPHRRHVALAPRYLGRKRSGIRAQLDAELLRYSESLQGVPLAYDNIKVVGELGDINDEKGFIHLNVEADFVIFSPKKGKKLVGVINKVAPSHIGCLIHGCFNASIPKPEQMSAAQWQELGLKTGDELKFQVLHLDSDAAGVFFIRGGLTKSSMRPKKSETITGSANGDEFQNLDYQENGFNDSGGGNITEEPLGETDNTERENTEEQSVGAVNGLCDDKKKKKKKKKCKQQEQGLVLPTSDSSGYQSDHKQSKKKKRKHCNDVEESKLSQLSKPKAKKKRD; encoded by the exons ATGGCCGCGGCAAGGGAGCCTGCGCCGTCCGCtccgccgctgcccgccgccgcggtGCCCTCCTTCGCCGTGGCCCGCGGCCTGGTGGGGCGCCGCTACTCCTGCCTGGTGGTGGCTCCGCACCGCCGGCACGTCGCCCTGGCGCCGCGCTACCTGGGCCGCAAGCGCAGCGGCATCCGCGCCCAGCTCGACGCCGAGCTCCTGCGCTACTCGGAGAG ccTTCAGGGCGTGCCGCTGGCGTACGACAACATCAAGGTGGTGGGCGAGCTGGGGGACATTAACGACGAAAAGGGGTTCATCCACCTGAACGTCGAGGCGGATTTCGTCATCTTCAGCcccaagaaggggaaaaagctgGTG GGTGTAATTAATAAAGTGGCCCCTAGTCATATTGGCTGCCTGATACATGGATGCTTCAACGCTTCTATCCCTAAACCTGAACAAATGTCAGCTGCACAATGGCAAGAGCTGGGGTTAAAAACAGGGGATGAACTGAAGTTTCAAGTATTGCACTTGGATTCTGATGCAGCTGGGGTGTTTTTCATTCGAGGAGGACTTACTAAAAGCAG CATGCGGCCCAAAAAATCTGAGACTATCACTGGCAGTGCAAATGGAGATGAATTTCAAAATCTTGACTACCAGGAGAATGGCTTCAATGACTCTGGGGGAGGTAACATCACAGAGGAACCTCTAGGTGAGACAGATAACACTGAGAGAGAGAACACAGAAGAGCAAAGTGTTGGTGCTGTGAATGGATTATGTGAtgataaaaagaagaagaagaaaaagaaaaagtgtaagCAACAAGAACAGGGACTTGTATTGCCTACTAGTGACTCCAGTGGTTACCAAAGTGACCATAAAcagtcaaagaaaaagaaaagaaagcattgtaATGATGTTGAAGAAAGTAAATTATCTCAGCTGTCAAAACCcaaagctaaaaagaaaagggactGA